Within the Arthrobacter caoxuetaonis genome, the region ACGGGCAGCTTCGACCTCGACGATGAACTCATCAAGGTTTTGGTGCTCAGCCGCAGCCAGCTGCAGCACGTCATCGACAACAAGCCCGCGAACTTCGGCGAGCATCCGGGCAGGTACCACAGCGACGCAATCTTCCTGATGGGCATTGATGCAGAGGAAGCCATGAGCGCGTTCAATCCGCGTGAGGGTGTCGATCGGATCTGGCCGGGCGACGGCGTCGTCTACTCCCAGCGCCTCAGCGCCGAACGCACCAAGAGCCGCCTGAGCGCCATCGCGTCCTCGCCGCTGTACAAGTCGATGACCATCCGCAGCTGGAACACGACGCAGAAGCTGTGGAACCTGTTCCAGGACTGACCTCGTTAAAGACCGCAGCACCGGACCTGCTGGTCCGGTGCTGCGGAAA harbors:
- a CDS encoding DUF1697 domain-containing protein — its product is METSHYLALLRGINVGGRNKVPMKTLKEHLEDLGYEQVVTYIASGNVLLESADPAEQVGRDIEAALTGSFDLDDELIKVLVLSRSQLQHVIDNKPANFGEHPGRYHSDAIFLMGIDAEEAMSAFNPREGVDRIWPGDGVVYSQRLSAERTKSRLSAIASSPLYKSMTIRSWNTTQKLWNLFQD